A window from Zingiber officinale cultivar Zhangliang chromosome 7A, Zo_v1.1, whole genome shotgun sequence encodes these proteins:
- the LOC122002408 gene encoding UDP-glycosyltransferase 75C1-like, with the protein MAQHFLVLTYPAQGHVNPALHLSRRLARTTSARVTFSTSIYGHRLMFPASAADEIVEDGLISYLPFSDGYDDGFDSNIHCPSEACDRFRSASSASLAALLRRLDELGRPVTCIIYNMFFGWADDVARGHGVRSAVYWIQSAAAFAIYYHYFHGYEDLIKTHSHDPLFEVNLPSLPPLKIRDLPSFFGITSDEDPYSVVLKLFEQLFQVLDREEADSAATVLVNTFGELETETLAVSAGKVKLIPVGPMVPPSLLEAAKDEPEFDALGDLFRPDEKKYMEWLDAKPERSVVYVSFGSLAAFKKRQTEEFVRWLRESERASLWVVRKDHEQAQGELEAALREAGAEGMVVEWCAQGRVLSHPAVGCFVTHCGWNSTLESLVCGVPTVGVPQWTDQGTNARLMEIWGAGVRAESDAEGVVTAEELRRCVEIAMGGGGAAGMRRSAEMWKHKAREAVAEGGSSDRNLRAFVAAASQ; encoded by the coding sequence ATGGCGCAGCACTTTCTTGTGTTGACCTACCCCGCGCAGGGGCACGTGAATCCGGCCCTCCACCTCAGCCGTCGCCTGGCGCGAACCACCTCCGCCAGAGTCACCTTCTCCACCTCTATCTACGGCCACCGCCTCATGTTCCCAGCATCCGCCGCCGACGAGATAGTCGAAGACGGACTCATCTCCTACCTCCCCTTCTCCGACGGCTACGATGACGGTTTCGACTCCAACATCCACTGCCCCTCCGAGGCCTGCGACCGTTTTCGGTCTGCCAGCTCTGCCTCGCTCGCCGCCCTCCTCCGCCGCCTAGACGAGCTCGGCCGCCCCGTTACCTGCATCATATACAACATGTTCTTTGGGTGGGCCGACGACGTCGCGCGCGGCCACGGCGTCCGCTCCGCCGTCTACTGGATCCAGTCCGCCGCCGCCTTCGCCATCTACTACCACTACTTCCACGGCTATGAGGACCTCATCAAAACGCATAGCCATGACCCGCTCTTCGAGGTCAACTTACCGAGCCTTCCCCCTCTAAAGATCCGGGACTTGCCTTCGTTCTTCGGCATCACCAGCGACGAGGACCCCTATTCGGTGGTGCTCAAACTGTTCGAGCAATTGTTCCAGGTGCTCGACAGGGAAGAAGCTGATTCGGCGGCGACAGTGCTGGTGAACACGTTCGGCGAGCTGGAAACGGAGACGCTGGCGGTATCGGCAGGGAAGGTGAAGCTGATACCGGTCGGGCCGATGGTACCGCCGTCGCTTCTGGAGGCCGCAAAGGATGAGCCAGAGTTCGATGCGCTAGGCGATCTGTTCAGGCCGGATGAAAAGAAGTACATGGAGTGGCTGGACGCGAAGCCGGAGCGGTCGGTGGTGTACGTGTCGTTCGGGAGCTTGGCGGCCTTCAAGAAGCGGCAGACGGAGGAGTTCGTGCGGTGGTTGCGTGAGAGCGAACGGGCGAGCCTATGGGTGGTGAGGAAGGATCACGAGCAGGCGCAGGGGGAGTTGGAGGCGGCCCTGAGGGAAGCAGGGGCGGAGGGGATGGTGGTGGAGTGGTGTGCGCAGGGGAGAGTGCTGTCGCATCCGGCGGTGGGGTGCTTCGTGACGCACTGCGGGTGGAACTCGACGCTGGAGAGCCTCGTGTGCGGCGTGCCCACGGTGGGGGTGCCGCAGTGGACGGACCAGGGAACAAACGCGCGATTGATGGAGATCTGGGGCGCCGGCGTCAGGGCTGAGTCAGACGCGGAGGGCGTGGTCACGGCGGAGGAGCTGAGGAGGTGCGTGGAGATCGCGATGGGAGGCGGCGGGGCGGCGGGGATGAGGAGGAGCGCGGAGATGTGGAAGCATAAGGCGCGGGAGGCCGTAGCGGAAGGTGGGTCGTCCGATCGCAATCTAAGGGCCTTCGTTGCGGCGGCCTCCCAATAA